One genomic window of Nicotiana sylvestris chromosome 10, ASM39365v2, whole genome shotgun sequence includes the following:
- the LOC138880103 gene encoding uncharacterized protein, translated as MKGHTIDECRSLKDKIQNLIDDKIIIAKEPAPNVLNNPLPDHKGGGIHMIEIEDDWDPKGSIGLIVEGDEPKKPSVTLNPIVVQIQPSKGDVVNVSIPLEFEAPFAKAPKLIEVEFGILKAPTPVEVTVLPPKVPIPVSMTDVTPFKTNAIPWNYTTEARRKGKTYTGEAIAAQGMTRTGRVYTPEHLAESSKQASGRVVETGPDDLWRKVQDKEYSVVEQLNKTPAQISILALLQNSEAHKNALMKILSEAYVPSNITGGEMANMVGHVLESHKITFHEDELPPEGLGHNKALHITAQCEDHFITKILVDGGSNLNICPLITLRTLGKGLHEVKDGAISVKAFDGSQRSTNGEISLCLQMGSTWFDVEFQVIGVPASYNLLLG; from the coding sequence ATGAAGGGTCATACCATTGACGAGTGTCgctcgttgaaagacaagattcagaaCCTGATTGACGACAAGATCATTATAGCAAAGGAGCCCGCTCCTAATGTCCTCAATAACCCCctgcctgaccacaagggtggaggcatcCATATGATCGAGATtgaagatgattgggaccccaaggggtcaATCGGTTTGATAGTTGAAGGAGACGAACCTAAGAAGCCATCAGTTACTCTCAATCCCATTGTTGTTCAGATTCAGCCCTCTAAGGGCGATGTGGTAAATGTGTCCATACCGCTCGAGTTTGAAGCACCTTTCGCAAAGGCGCCAAAACTGATTGAGGTTGAGTTCGGAATTCTAAAGGCGCCTACACCTGTCGAAGTTACTGTGTTACCTCCCAAGGTGCCTATTCCGGTCTCCATGACAGACGTGACCCCGTTCAAGACAAATGCTATACCTTGGAATTACACTACTGAGGCTAGAAGGAAAGGAAAGACATATACCGGGGAAGCAATTGCCGCACAGGGCATGACTAGGACAGGCAGGGTATACACCCCGGAGCACTTGGCTGAGTCTAGCAAGCAAGCCTCCGGGCGGGTTGTTGAAACCGGAcccgatgacctttggaggaaggtACAAGACAAAGAGTACTCTGTCGTCGAGCAACTGAACAAAACGCCAGCACAGATTTCTATTCTGGCTCTTCTGCAAAACTCTGAGGCACATAAAAATGCCTTAATGAAAAtactgagtgaagcttatgttcccagcaacataacaggaggcgaaatggcaaacatggtggggcatgtactggaaagccacaagatcaccttccacgaggacgAATTACCACCAGAAGGGCTtggtcacaacaaagcattgcacatcactgcGCAATGCGAGGATCACTTTATCACCAAGATTTTAGTCGACGGGGGATCcaacctcaacatttgtccattgataaCTCTCAGGACATTGGGTAAGGGATTGCACGAGGTCAAAGACGGGGCTATCAGTGTCAAAGCTTTTGATggatctcagaggtccaccaaTGGAGAAATTAGCCTATGCCTACAGATGGGATCCACCTGGTTTGATGTTGAGTTCCAAGTCATTGGCgtaccagcatcttacaatttgttgctgggatga